From a region of the Besnoitia besnoiti strain Bb-Ger1 chromosome I, whole genome shotgun sequence genome:
- a CDS encoding hypothetical protein (encoded by transcript BESB_010160) codes for MSADGVLVRCRRVQLSTVAITFVSFITAGIIIASGVLGTVFFDPLRLAVNVLHVCTGLLSITADVKAFSFFAYAKFLYLPVGRGLYYIIIGLIVLQKGLLDIILGASIITLGVLYTVACLRSGGVPKPLTQLPVEELPLSAVLKFVES; via the exons ATGTCAGCCGACGGAGTGCTGgttcgctgccggcgcgtaCAACTCTCTACGGTCGCCATCACGTTTGTGTCCTTCATTACTGCCG GTATCATCATCGCCTCAGGAGTCCTTGGCACTGTATTTTTCGATCCACTGCGACTTGCTGTCAACGTTCTTCACGTCTGTACGGGGCTACTTTCCATCACCGCAGATGTGAAAGCCTTCTCGTTCTTCGCGTACGCGAAGTTCCTCTACCTTCCAGTTGGGCGTGGCCTGTATTACATCATCATCGGCTTGATTGTCTTACAGAAAGGCTTACTTGATATAATACTGGGCGCATCGATAATAACCCTTGGTGTACTGTACACCGTAGCCTGTCTGCGGAGCGGAGGCGTTCCAAAGCCGCTCACGCAGCTTCCCGTTGAAGAGCTTCCGCTCAGCGCAGTGTTGAAATTTGTGGAGTCGTAA